The Vicia villosa cultivar HV-30 ecotype Madison, WI linkage group LG1, Vvil1.0, whole genome shotgun sequence genome includes a region encoding these proteins:
- the LOC131644644 gene encoding protein fluG-like codes for MDLSELRKAVEEVELVDGHAHNLVALHSNLPFIHAFSEAQGEALASSHHSLSFKRNLRDLAELYGCESSLRGVEEYRRVSGLESTGLACFKAARISAILIDDGLELDKEHDIEWHKSFIPFVGRILRIEKVAEKILEEDFPNGSRWTLDSFTKAFVSKLESVAGEIFGLKSIAAYRSGLEINTNVTKQDAEEGLAQVLLAGKPIRIANKNLIDYIFLQSLEVAQSYDLPFQIHTGFGDKDLDMRLANPLHLRSVFEDKRYLKSRIVLLHASYPFSREASYLASVYSQVYLDFGLAIPKLSVHGMISSLKELIELAPINKVMFSTDGYAFPETFYLGAKKSREVVFSVLRDTCIDGDLSVSEAVEAAKDILARNAINFYKINLSNSAVSSHNILPLNVIDNLESDVSFVRIIWVDNSGQQRCRAVPKKRFNDVVTKNGVGLAFAVMGMPSFQDGPAPGSGLGSVGEARLTPDLSTIRTIPWSKHDEMVLGDLNFKPGQAWEFCPRETLRRACKILKDEFDLVMNAGFENEFFLLKSLTREGKEEWIPFDSSPYCSSSAFDAASTILQEVASALHSIGIQVEQLHAEAGKGQFELVLEHKICTKAADNLVYTHETVRAIARKHGLLATFIPKYKLDDLGSGCHVHLSLWQKGRNVFMASDESSKYGISTLGKEFMAGVLYNLPSILPFVAPLPISYDRLQPNTWSGAYLFWGNENKEAPLRASSPPGTRSGFTSNFEIKSFDGSANPYLGLAAIVAAGIDGLRRHLSLPEPVDTDPNPESLQRLPKSLSESLEALDKADFLEEFFGVKLLTAIKAIRKDEIDHYLENKEAYKQLIHRY; via the exons ATGGATTTGAGTGAGCTGAGAAAAGCGGTGGAGGAAGTTGAACTTGTAGATGGCCATGCCCACAACTTGGTTGCACTTCATTCCAATTTGCCTTTCATTCATGCcttttctgaagctcaaggtgAAGCTCTCGCTTCTTCACATCACTCTCTATCCTTCAAG AGAAATCTGAGGGATTTAGCTGAGCTGTATGGATGTGAGTCATCTTTGCGAGGTGTTGAAGAATACCGAAGAGTCTCTGGATTGGAATCCACGGGTTTGGCATGTTTCAAAGCTGCGAGAATCTCTGCGATACTCATTGATGATGGGTTAGAATTGGACAAAGAGCATGATATAGAATGGCACAAGAGTTTTATACCTTTTGTTGGTAGAATCTTAAGAATTGAAAAAGTTGCTGAGAAAATCCTTGAAGAA GATTTTCCAAACGGATCTCGCTGGACATTGGATTCGTTCACTAAAGCATTTGTCTCAAAGTTGGAATC GGTGGCTGGTGAGATCTTTGGATTGAAAAGCATAGCTGCATACCGCAGTGGCCTAGAAATCAATACGAATGTGACTAAACAGGATGCCGAGGAGGGTCTCGCACAGGTGTTACTTG CCGGGAAGCCTATCCGTATTGCAAACAAAAATCTTATCGACTACATCTTCTTGCAAAGTTTGGAAGTTGCTCAATCCTATGACTTGCCATTTCAGATCCACACAGG GTTTGGAGATAAAGATTTGGATATGCGACTGGCAAATCCTCTTCATCTCCGTTCTGTTTTCGAGGACAAGAGATATTTAAAATCTCGGATTGTTCTCTTACATGCGTCCTATCCATTCTCAAGGGAAGCATCATATCTAGCATCTGTGTACTCCCAG GTTTATCTTGATTTTGGGTTAGCAATTCCAAAGCTTAGTGTACATGGCATGATTTCATCACTGAAAGAGCTTATAGAACTGGCTCCAATAAATAAG GTGATGTTTAGTACCGATGGCTATGCGTTTCCTGAAACCTTCTACTTAG GTGCAAAGAAGTCTCGCGAAGTTGTTTTCTCGGTTCTGCGTGATACATGCATTGATGGAGATCTCTCAGTTTCCGAAGCTGTGGAAGCTGCAAAAGATATCCTTGCCAGAAATGCAATCAAtttctataaaattaatttgtcaaACAGTGCTGTTAGTTCACATAATATTTTACCTCTAAATGTGATTGATAACTTAGAGAGTGATGTTTCATTTGTTCGTATAATATGGGTTGATAATTCAGGACAACAAAGATGCCGC GCTGTTCCTAAAAAGCGCTTCAATGATGTTGTTACGAAGAATGGGGTTGGTTTAGCGTTTGCGGTTATGGGAATGCCTTCTTTTCAGGATGGACCTGCACCTGGTTCTGGTTTAGGTTCAGTTGGTGAAGCAAGATTAACACCTGATTTGTCTACTATAAGGACAATTCCTTG GAGCAAGCACGATGAAATGGTTTTAGGTGATCTAAACTTTAAACCGGGCCAAGCATGGGAATTTTGCCCAAGAGAGACTTTAAGAAGAGCTTGCAAAATTCTTAAAGATGAATTTGACTTG GTAATGAATGCAGGATTTGAGAATGAATTTTTTCTCTTGAAGAGCCTAACAAG GGAAGGGAAAGAAGAATGGATACCATTTGACTCGAGTCCTTACTGCTCCTCGTCAGCGTTTGATGCTGCTTCCACAatacttcaggaagttgcttcTGCTTTACATTCTATCGGCATTCAAGTAGAACAG TTACATGCAGAAGCGGGAAAAGGTCAATTTGAGTTGGTTTTAGAACATAAAATTTGTACTAAAGCTGCGGACAATTTAGTTTACACACATGAAACTGTTAGGGCAATTGCTAGAAAACATGGCTTGCTCGCAACTTTTATTCCAAA GTACAAGTTAGATGATTTGGGTTCTGGATGCCATGTGCATCTAAGTTTGTGGCAGAAAGGTCGAAATGTGTTTATGGCATCTGATGAATCATCAAAGTACGGAATATCAACTTTGGGAAAAGAATTTATGGCCGGAGTTCTATATAATCTTCCTTCGATTTTGCCATTTGTAGCACCACTTCCTATCAG TTATGATCGGTTGCAGCCCAACACATGGAGTGGCGCATACTTGTTCTGGGGAAATGAAAATAAGGAGGCTCCATTGCGAGCTTCATCTCCGCCTGGGACCCGTAGCGGTTTTACCAGTAATTTTGAGATTAAATCATTTGATGGTTCCGCAAACCCGTACTTGGGCTTAGCTGCTATAGTTGCTGCTGGCATTGACGGGCTTCGCAGACATCTTTCCCTTCCTGAACCTGTTG ATACCGATCCAAATCCTGAAAGTCTTCAAAGATTGCCGAAATCACTTTCGGAATCTTTGGAAGCTCTCGATAAGGCCGACTTCCTTGAGGAGTTTTTCGGTGTTAAGTTGCTGACTGCGATAAAAGCAATTCGGAAG GATGAAATTGATCATTACTTGGAGAACAAGGAAGCATACAAGCAACTCATACATCGTTATTGA
- the LOC131659411 gene encoding uncharacterized protein LOC131659411, protein MVPEEARATRAESDWSCVEGYITWYYRVSHPYMLPAAPRDPPRPAHEEILQTHQAEMDNTHDLLPRCREIADTGLGAIADGLFPKGSAQRRVVDTMIRLALEAFLYLRKRARTNGTLDARGRARRGRGGRRCGGRGGEHQDDVRHTK, encoded by the coding sequence atggttcctGAGGAGGCTCGGGCGACGAGAGCAGAGAGCGACTGGAGCTGCGTCGAGGGGTACATCACCTGGTACTACAGGGTGTCACACCCGTACATGTTGCCCGCTGCACCTAGAGATCCGCCCAGACCAGCCCACGAGGAGATTCTGCAGACTCATCAGGCTGAGATGGACAACACTCACGATCTCCTTCCTCGGTGTCGTGAGATAGCTGACACGGGACTGGGAGCCATTGCAGATGGTCTATTCCCTAAGGGGTCTGCGCAGAGGCGTGTGGTGGATACTATGATTAGGCTGGCACTGGAGGCATTTCTATACCTTAGAAAACGTGCCAGGACTAATGGGACACTTGACGCTAGAGGCAGAGCTAGGAGAGGCCGTGGTGGACGCAGATGCGGAGGCCGTGGTGGAGAGCATCAGGATGATGTCCGACACACAAAGTAG